The Acidimicrobiia bacterium genome includes a region encoding these proteins:
- the trmD gene encoding tRNA (guanosine(37)-N1)-methyltransferase TrmD produces MRIDIFTIFPEYFESPLRTSLLGRAHDAGLLDVRLHDPREFTTDNHRSVDDAPFGGGAGMVMSPEPLFAAFEASGAPRPLFLLSAAGAPFDQATARGLASGNGFSLLCGRYEGVDQRVADHLCDGELSVGDYVLAGGEAAALVVIDAVARLMPGVMGNEESGIDESFADGLLEYPQYTRPADFRGHEVPEVLRTGDHARIARWRRAQALLRTLDRRPDLLGGRHLTEEEQALLREFRDDGGSGPTTSLG; encoded by the coding sequence ATGCGCATCGATATCTTCACGATCTTTCCCGAATACTTCGAAAGTCCGCTGCGAACGTCGCTCCTCGGTCGCGCCCACGACGCCGGATTGCTCGACGTGCGACTGCACGACCCGCGCGAGTTCACGACGGACAATCACCGCAGCGTGGACGACGCACCCTTCGGTGGGGGGGCAGGAATGGTCATGTCGCCCGAACCGCTGTTCGCGGCGTTCGAAGCGAGTGGTGCCCCGCGTCCTCTGTTTCTCCTGTCCGCCGCGGGCGCACCCTTCGACCAGGCCACGGCGCGCGGGCTCGCGTCCGGTAATGGCTTCTCGCTGCTCTGCGGTCGCTACGAGGGAGTCGATCAGCGGGTGGCCGATCACTTGTGCGACGGCGAGTTGTCGGTCGGCGACTACGTGTTGGCCGGTGGCGAGGCGGCCGCGCTCGTGGTGATCGACGCGGTTGCCCGACTGATGCCCGGAGTGATGGGCAACGAGGAGTCGGGCATCGACGAATCGTTCGCCGACGGTCTGCTCGAGTACCCGCAGTACACGCGGCCGGCCGACTTCCGGGGCCACGAGGTCCCCGAAGTGCTCCGCACCGGCGATCATGCCCGCATCGCCCGGTGGCGGCGGGCACAGGCGCTTCTGCGAACGCTCGACCGGCGTCCCGATCTCCTCGGCGGCCGTCATCTCACCGAAGAGGAACAAGCGCTCCTGCGCGAGTTCCGCGACGATGGCGGCTCGGGGCCCACGACCTCCCTCGGCTAA
- the rpsP gene encoding 30S ribosomal protein S16 yields MAVKIRLMRVGKKKQPTYRVVVADARSPRDGRFIEIIGQYAPRQEPSAVEIDAESALAWLRKGAQPTEQVQKLLAVTGVWAQYESERSKPATTKLARRGYVTGKVAPGVKKPKEAPPKETAPEEKAAAVPAPAAAPVEDAAVEAAPEADTPVADEPGEAAPAENTGDAT; encoded by the coding sequence GTGGCCGTGAAGATCCGCCTGATGCGGGTAGGGAAGAAGAAGCAACCCACGTACCGCGTGGTCGTGGCCGATGCGCGCTCGCCTCGCGATGGCCGGTTCATCGAGATCATCGGGCAGTACGCGCCGCGGCAGGAGCCTTCCGCGGTCGAGATCGACGCCGAATCCGCGCTCGCCTGGCTGCGCAAGGGCGCCCAGCCAACCGAGCAGGTGCAGAAGCTGCTCGCGGTCACCGGCGTGTGGGCGCAGTACGAGTCCGAGCGCAGCAAGCCCGCGACCACGAAGCTCGCGCGCCGCGGCTACGTCACCGGCAAGGTGGCGCCCGGCGTGAAGAAGCCGAAGGAAGCGCCGCCCAAGGAAACGGCCCCCGAGGAAAAGGCCGCGGCTGTACCGGCACCCGCCGCTGCACCGGTCGAGGACGCCGCGGTCGAAGCCGCGCCCGAGGCTGACACGCCCGTTGCAGACGAGCCGGGCGAAGCCGCGCCGGCTGAGAACACAGGGGACGCCACGTGA
- a CDS encoding DNA-processing protein DprA → MTTGPPSGPPAAPLDPVELSAAILACLPDMTPARMRSLFARWGGPVGALSAVRRGLAAGVLCRHVQAEDIPARVALARLWQEVAGTDRVPETLVQRGTRVFVAGRAGYPIGDDEPDRPEVLLAEGELPSALEGPRVAVVGTRAATPHGLADAHEVGAALGEAGVTVVSGLAIGIGAAAHQGALDAGGRAIGVVATGLDIVYPRRHTALFGGVRRAGLIMSELGYGVQPRPGAFPVRNRIIALLADVVVVVEATLRGGARITAERALEYGRPVLAMPGSRRNPAAAGTNSLIADGAHPLLEPSDVLLALGLTPGSRRAQQPGPARGSPAASVLAACGGEPATFDQLTSRTGLGPDQVAVAVRELERGGWMERAQGLCWPK, encoded by the coding sequence ATGACCACCGGCCCTCCGTCTGGCCCTCCTGCCGCCCCTCTCGATCCGGTCGAGCTGTCGGCCGCGATCCTCGCGTGCCTCCCCGACATGACCCCCGCCCGGATGCGCTCGCTCTTCGCTCGCTGGGGCGGCCCGGTCGGCGCCTTGTCCGCGGTTCGGCGCGGGCTCGCGGCCGGTGTGCTCTGCCGGCACGTGCAGGCCGAAGACATTCCCGCGCGCGTCGCGCTCGCGCGGCTCTGGCAGGAGGTCGCGGGCACCGACCGCGTCCCCGAGACACTCGTGCAGCGCGGCACGCGTGTCTTCGTCGCCGGTCGCGCCGGATACCCGATTGGCGACGACGAGCCGGACCGCCCCGAGGTGCTGCTCGCGGAAGGCGAGCTGCCGTCGGCGCTCGAGGGTCCTCGGGTCGCGGTGGTCGGCACGCGCGCGGCAACACCGCACGGCTTGGCCGACGCACACGAGGTGGGTGCGGCGCTCGGCGAAGCGGGTGTCACGGTGGTGAGCGGGCTCGCCATCGGCATCGGCGCCGCCGCGCACCAGGGCGCGCTCGACGCGGGAGGCCGCGCGATCGGCGTCGTCGCCACCGGGCTCGACATCGTGTACCCGCGGCGGCATACGGCCTTGTTCGGCGGTGTCCGGCGTGCAGGGCTGATCATGAGCGAGCTCGGCTACGGCGTACAGCCACGGCCGGGCGCGTTTCCCGTCCGGAACCGGATCATCGCGTTGCTCGCCGACGTCGTCGTCGTGGTCGAGGCAACGTTGCGCGGCGGCGCCCGCATCACGGCCGAGCGCGCGCTCGAGTACGGGCGTCCGGTGCTCGCGATGCCGGGCTCGCGGCGCAACCCCGCGGCCGCGGGCACCAACTCGCTCATCGCCGACGGCGCGCATCCGCTGCTCGAACCGTCCGACGTGTTGCTCGCCCTCGGGCTCACACCAGGGTCACGACGCGCGCAACAGCCAGGGCCGGCCCGCGGGAGCCCCGCTGCGAGCGTGCTCGCGGCGTGCGGCGGCGAACCGGCCACGTTCGATCAGCTCACGAGCCGCACCGGTCTCGGGCCCGACCAGGTCGCGGTCGCAGTGCGCGAGCTCGAACGCGGAGGCTGGATGGAACGCGCGCAAGGCCTCTGCTGGCCCAAGTGA
- a CDS encoding YraN family protein, giving the protein MVDRRRSLGVAGEELAARWYANAGYGLLDRNWRCREGELDLVLASDGAVVFCEVKTRRGVAFGAPFEAVTLAKQRRLRTLALRWLAEHPEHRAPELRFDVASVLAEPGKQPVIDVLEAAF; this is encoded by the coding sequence GTGGTCGACCGCCGCCGATCCCTGGGGGTGGCCGGCGAAGAGCTCGCCGCTCGCTGGTACGCGAACGCGGGATATGGCCTGCTCGACCGCAACTGGCGCTGCCGTGAAGGAGAGCTCGACCTCGTGCTCGCGAGCGACGGAGCAGTGGTGTTCTGCGAAGTGAAGACGCGGCGCGGCGTCGCGTTCGGCGCACCGTTCGAAGCTGTCACGCTCGCCAAGCAGCGTCGATTGCGCACGCTCGCCCTGCGCTGGCTCGCCGAGCACCCGGAGCACCGTGCGCCCGAGCTGCGCTTCGACGTCGCTTCGGTGCTCGCCGAGCCGGGCAAGCAGCCGGTGATCGACGTGCTCGAGGCTGCGTTCTAG
- a CDS encoding KH domain-containing protein: MSDDDLDDDLDDDYEDDNDDYEDEVGAEGNRIVGARALAVVEHVTRNLADDPDAIEVEVEERRGGEVALLVHANPADMGRLIGRRGRVIQALRQLVRAAGSADGVKANVDIAE, translated from the coding sequence GTGAGCGACGACGACCTCGACGACGACCTCGACGACGACTACGAGGACGACAACGACGACTACGAGGACGAAGTCGGCGCCGAGGGCAACCGCATCGTGGGTGCTCGTGCGCTGGCAGTCGTCGAGCACGTCACCCGGAACCTCGCCGACGATCCCGACGCGATCGAGGTCGAGGTCGAGGAACGGCGCGGCGGTGAGGTCGCGTTGCTCGTGCACGCCAACCCCGCCGACATGGGCCGTCTCATCGGCCGTCGCGGTCGCGTGATCCAGGCTTTGCGCCAGCTCGTGCGTGCCGCAGGCAGCGCCGACGGCGTCAAGGCCAACGTCGACATCGCGGAGTGA
- the rimM gene encoding ribosome maturation factor RimM (Essential for efficient processing of 16S rRNA): MAPAPGELEVGRIGRAHGLRGEVSVTFVSNRPERAAPGAVLRAGDRVLVIVTARKHQDKWLVQFEGVDDRSAAEALSGVLLTAAPLDATAKLDDGEFWVHELIGSPVVDTQGRALGRVVGLEANPAHDLLVLDSDALVPMVFVVERRDGVVIVDPPDGIFEL; encoded by the coding sequence GTGGCGCCCGCGCCGGGCGAGCTCGAAGTCGGACGCATCGGTCGCGCGCACGGGCTCCGGGGTGAGGTCAGCGTGACGTTCGTCAGCAACCGACCCGAGCGCGCCGCGCCCGGTGCCGTGCTCCGTGCCGGCGACCGCGTGCTCGTGATCGTGACCGCGCGAAAGCACCAGGACAAGTGGCTGGTGCAGTTCGAGGGGGTCGACGACCGCAGCGCGGCCGAAGCGTTGAGCGGTGTGCTGCTCACTGCCGCACCACTCGACGCAACCGCGAAGCTCGACGACGGCGAGTTCTGGGTGCACGAGCTCATCGGCTCACCCGTTGTCGACACACAAGGCCGCGCGCTCGGCCGCGTCGTCGGTCTGGAGGCGAACCCCGCGCACGATCTTCTCGTGCTCGACAGTGACGCGCTGGTGCCGATGGTGTTCGTCGTCGAGCGGCGCGACGGCGTGGTGATTGTCGATCCACCCGACGGCATATTCGAGTTGTGA
- a CDS encoding DUF2469 domain-containing protein — MSAEDLERYETEIELQLYKEYRDVLPMFAYVVETERRFYLTNSVKLSARTEGGQTYFELELSDAWVWDMYRPARFVVNVRVVTFKDVNIEETAKDV; from the coding sequence GTGAGCGCCGAGGACCTCGAGCGGTACGAGACGGAGATCGAGCTCCAGCTCTACAAGGAGTATCGCGACGTCCTGCCGATGTTCGCGTACGTCGTCGAGACCGAGCGGCGCTTCTACCTCACCAACTCGGTGAAGCTCAGCGCCCGCACCGAGGGCGGCCAGACCTACTTCGAGCTCGAGTTGAGCGACGCGTGGGTGTGGGACATGTACCGCCCGGCGCGATTCGTCGTCAACGTGCGCGTGGTCACGTTCAAAGACGTGAACATCGAGGAAACCGCCAAGGACGTCTGA
- a CDS encoding YifB family Mg chelatase-like AAA ATPase — MLAAVRSATLVGVDGQPVTVEVHVSAGLPAYHIVGLPDTAVRESRERVRAALLSSDLAFPMQRITVNLAPGDVRKSGSGLELAVALGLLAAADELPAGVLDGVAVLGELGLDGSVRAVPGTLALVDALARRGTTTVVVPLANAAEAALVRDVQVRAARMLAELRACLKGEESWPSWEDLVPSTVEDEASDDEPVDLREVRGLAFARRALEVAAAGAHHLLFVGPPGTGKTMLARRLATVLPPLEHNEALEVTRIHSAAGVAVGGRLITARPFRAPHHTASTAALVGGGSGRPRPGEVTLAHRGLLFLDELGEFAPTALDALRQPLEERVVRISRQHASLTFPASFQLVACSNPCPCGLGAPNCRCSEMQRARYRRRLSAPFLDRFDLRVRVTAPESRDQPGESSHSVAERVLAAVDRQRARYADWPWAQNAYVPAGVVDRLLPLGPEADHAWRGLIEERVLTGRGAARIRRVARTLADLDDSPEITAAHLESAALLRSDAP, encoded by the coding sequence GTGCTCGCCGCGGTTCGGAGTGCCACGCTCGTCGGGGTCGACGGGCAACCGGTCACGGTCGAGGTCCACGTCTCGGCGGGACTGCCCGCGTACCACATAGTGGGGCTCCCCGATACGGCGGTGCGCGAGTCGCGTGAACGCGTGCGCGCCGCGCTGCTGTCGTCGGACCTCGCGTTCCCGATGCAACGCATCACGGTGAACCTCGCTCCCGGCGACGTCCGCAAGTCGGGCTCCGGGCTCGAGCTCGCGGTCGCGCTCGGTCTGCTCGCCGCCGCCGACGAGCTACCCGCCGGTGTGCTCGACGGTGTCGCCGTGCTCGGCGAGCTCGGTCTCGACGGCTCCGTGCGCGCGGTCCCCGGAACGCTCGCGCTCGTCGACGCTCTCGCTCGCCGGGGAACAACCACGGTCGTCGTGCCGCTGGCCAACGCGGCAGAGGCGGCACTCGTGCGCGACGTCCAGGTGCGAGCGGCGCGCATGCTCGCCGAGCTCCGCGCGTGCTTGAAAGGTGAGGAGTCGTGGCCGTCGTGGGAGGATCTCGTGCCGTCGACGGTCGAAGACGAGGCGTCCGACGACGAACCGGTCGACCTGCGCGAGGTGCGCGGGCTCGCGTTCGCGCGACGTGCGCTGGAGGTCGCGGCCGCGGGCGCGCACCACCTGCTGTTCGTCGGCCCGCCGGGCACGGGCAAGACAATGTTGGCGCGCCGTCTCGCCACCGTGCTGCCGCCACTCGAGCACAACGAGGCGCTCGAGGTCACCCGCATCCACTCGGCCGCAGGAGTTGCGGTCGGCGGTCGCCTCATCACTGCTCGCCCGTTCCGCGCGCCGCATCACACCGCATCCACCGCGGCGCTCGTCGGTGGTGGGAGCGGCAGGCCGCGGCCCGGTGAAGTCACCCTCGCGCACCGCGGTCTGCTTTTTCTCGACGAGCTCGGCGAGTTCGCTCCCACCGCACTCGATGCGCTCCGGCAGCCACTCGAGGAACGCGTCGTGCGCATCTCACGCCAGCACGCGTCGCTCACGTTCCCCGCGTCGTTCCAGCTCGTCGCGTGTTCGAACCCGTGCCCGTGCGGGTTGGGTGCGCCAAACTGCCGGTGCAGCGAGATGCAGCGTGCCCGATATCGCCGTCGGCTGAGCGCGCCGTTCCTCGATCGCTTCGATCTCCGCGTGCGAGTCACTGCGCCCGAGTCCCGCGACCAGCCGGGCGAGTCGTCGCACTCAGTCGCAGAACGCGTCCTGGCCGCGGTCGACCGTCAGCGGGCCCGTTACGCCGACTGGCCCTGGGCGCAGAACGCGTACGTCCCTGCAGGCGTCGTCGACCGGCTGTTGCCGCTCGGTCCGGAGGCCGACCACGCGTGGCGCGGACTCATCGAGGAGCGCGTGCTCACCGGCCGAGGTGCGGCGCGTATCCGCCGGGTCGCGCGCACCCTCGCCGACCTCGACGATTCGCCCGAGATCACCGCAGCCCATCTCGAGAGCGCGGCGCTGCTGCGGAGCGACGCGCCATGA
- the rplS gene encoding 50S ribosomal protein L19, protein MNATDLVDRARLRSDIPEFAPGDTLKVHVRVVEGNRERTQLFQGVVIRRKGSAVRETFTVRKVSFGVGVERTFPVHSPIISKIEVVTRGDVRRAKLYYLRDRVGRAAKVKEKR, encoded by the coding sequence ATGAACGCCACCGACCTCGTCGACCGCGCCCGCCTGCGCAGCGACATCCCCGAGTTCGCCCCCGGTGACACTTTGAAGGTGCACGTCCGCGTGGTCGAAGGCAATCGCGAGCGCACCCAGTTGTTCCAGGGCGTCGTCATCCGCCGGAAGGGCAGTGCTGTCCGCGAGACCTTCACGGTTCGCAAGGTGAGCTTCGGCGTCGGGGTCGAGCGCACCTTCCCGGTGCACTCGCCGATCATTTCGAAGATCGAGGTCGTGACGCGCGGCGACGTGCGACGCGCCAAGCTCTACTACCTCCGCGATCGCGTCGGCCGGGCCGCGAAGGTCAAGGAAAAGCGGTAA
- a CDS encoding SRPBCC domain-containing protein, translating into MNDDTQTLGELNITRVFDAPRDLVFRCMIEPEHLTHFWGPVGVSTPIDNITIDPRPGGVFETIMVNDADGVEYPSRGVFVEILEPERLVWSEPDVGMTTTTTFVQLDDGRTEVHIHQTNVPEMYLAPEAKAGFESSLDRFAAYLATIDA; encoded by the coding sequence ATGAACGACGACACCCAGACCCTCGGCGAACTGAACATCACCCGCGTCTTCGACGCGCCGCGCGACCTGGTGTTCCGCTGCATGATCGAACCCGAGCACCTCACCCACTTCTGGGGTCCCGTCGGAGTGAGCACCCCGATCGACAACATCACGATCGACCCGCGGCCTGGTGGCGTGTTCGAGACCATCATGGTCAACGACGCCGACGGGGTCGAGTACCCGAGTCGAGGTGTGTTCGTCGAGATCCTCGAACCGGAACGACTGGTGTGGAGCGAGCCAGATGTCGGCATGACCACCACCACAACCTTCGTACAACTCGACGACGGTCGTACCGAGGTGCACATCCACCAGACGAACGTGCCCGAGATGTACCTGGCCCCAGAGGCGAAAGCCGGCTTCGAGAGCAGCCTCGATCGCTTCGCGGCGTACCTCGCGACGATCGACGCCTAG
- a CDS encoding metalloregulator ArsR/SmtB family transcription factor has product MPTATDDDLDIDLDMMFAALSDRTRRAIVARLAEGDRTVNELAEPFAISLQAVSKHIHVLEHAGLVSRRREQQRRPCHLEVNRLAPAADWISRYREIWADRFDKLDAHLERLTSPSAPRSTEGPRA; this is encoded by the coding sequence ATGCCGACCGCCACCGACGACGATCTCGACATCGATCTCGACATGATGTTCGCCGCGCTGTCCGACCGCACGCGACGCGCGATCGTCGCCCGCCTTGCCGAGGGCGATCGCACTGTCAACGAACTGGCGGAGCCGTTCGCGATCAGCTTGCAGGCTGTTTCCAAGCACATCCACGTGCTCGAGCACGCCGGACTGGTCTCGCGCCGGCGGGAGCAGCAGCGTCGGCCGTGCCATCTCGAAGTCAACCGGCTGGCCCCTGCCGCGGACTGGATCTCGCGGTACCGAGAGATCTGGGCCGACCGGTTCGACAAGTTGGACGCACACCTGGAACGTCTCACATCACCATCAGCACCCAGATCAACGGAAGGGCCACGAGCATGA
- the ffh gene encoding signal recognition particle protein: MFDALADRFEGIFKKLRSRGLLTDKEIDEVARELRVALLEADVNVGVARNFIARVKERARGAEVSKSLSPAQQVIKIVSEELVATLGGTTGKLTVASKPPSVVIMAGLQGSGKTTASAKLAKHLVTQGRRPLLVGADLQRPAAVEQLRVLGERVGVPVYSEPTDPVAVARASLEEAARLGRDVVIVDTAGRLQIDTELMDELRGLRDVVHPNDTLLVVDAMTGQEAVNVATEFDEAVGLTGVVLTKIDGDARGGAALSVKEVVGKPILFAGTGEKLDDFEPFHPDRMASRILGMGDVLTLIEKAEATFDQEEMAKAEQKLRKGQLTLEDFLDQMRQVKKMGPIQNILGMLPGMPKELRDAEIDDGEIARVEAIICSMTPAERRDPSLVNGSRRLRIAQGSGVTTQDVNGLLKQFKLVQQMMRGVAKGKMPKLPVGDL; encoded by the coding sequence ATGTTCGATGCACTCGCCGACCGGTTCGAAGGCATCTTCAAGAAGCTGCGGAGCCGCGGCCTCCTCACCGACAAGGAGATCGACGAGGTCGCGCGGGAGCTCCGGGTCGCGCTGCTCGAGGCCGACGTCAACGTCGGCGTTGCGCGCAACTTCATCGCGCGCGTCAAGGAGCGTGCGCGGGGTGCCGAGGTCTCGAAGAGCCTGAGCCCCGCGCAGCAGGTGATCAAGATCGTCAGCGAGGAGTTGGTCGCGACCCTCGGCGGCACTACCGGCAAGCTCACCGTTGCATCGAAACCGCCGAGCGTCGTGATCATGGCGGGCCTCCAGGGCTCAGGGAAGACCACCGCGTCGGCCAAGCTCGCCAAGCACCTCGTGACGCAGGGCCGCCGCCCGCTCCTCGTCGGCGCCGACCTGCAACGTCCGGCTGCCGTCGAGCAGCTCCGCGTGCTCGGCGAGCGGGTCGGGGTTCCGGTCTACTCCGAGCCCACGGATCCGGTTGCGGTCGCGCGCGCGAGCCTCGAGGAGGCCGCACGGCTCGGGCGTGACGTCGTCATCGTCGACACCGCCGGCCGCCTCCAAATCGACACCGAGCTCATGGACGAGTTGCGCGGGTTACGCGACGTGGTCCACCCGAACGACACGCTGCTGGTGGTCGACGCGATGACCGGGCAGGAAGCCGTCAACGTCGCCACGGAGTTCGACGAAGCGGTCGGTCTCACGGGAGTGGTGCTCACGAAGATCGACGGCGACGCGCGTGGCGGCGCGGCGCTGTCGGTGAAGGAGGTCGTCGGCAAGCCGATCCTCTTCGCCGGTACCGGCGAGAAGCTCGACGACTTCGAACCGTTCCATCCCGACCGGATGGCGAGCCGGATCCTCGGCATGGGCGACGTGCTCACGCTCATCGAGAAAGCCGAGGCAACCTTCGACCAGGAGGAGATGGCGAAGGCCGAGCAGAAGTTGCGCAAGGGGCAGCTCACGCTCGAGGACTTTCTCGACCAGATGCGCCAGGTCAAGAAGATGGGCCCGATACAGAACATCCTCGGGATGCTCCCGGGTATGCCGAAGGAACTGCGCGATGCCGAGATCGACGACGGCGAGATCGCGCGCGTCGAGGCGATCATCTGCTCGATGACCCCGGCTGAACGTCGTGACCCGTCGCTCGTCAACGGATCCCGGCGGCTCCGGATCGCGCAGGGGAGTGGCGTCACCACCCAAGACGTCAACGGCCTGTTGAAACAGTTCAAGCTGGTGCAACAGATGATGCGCGGCGTCGCGAAGGGCAAGATGCCCAAGCTGCCCGTCGGCGACCTCTGA
- a CDS encoding DUF5615 family PIN-like protein, whose translation MRLFLDAHVSGRRVARALRKEGHDVQAADEERDLDGMTDEDLLALATADERLLVTFNVADFPNIVRRWAEEGRPHAGCAIVVGIDHSEFGTIVRVIQRTLADRPDPKEWRDYTVFVARGD comes from the coding sequence GTGCGTCTGTTCCTCGACGCCCACGTCTCGGGGCGTCGCGTCGCCCGGGCTCTGCGCAAAGAAGGGCACGACGTCCAAGCCGCGGACGAGGAACGGGACCTCGACGGTATGACCGACGAGGATCTGCTCGCACTCGCGACCGCCGACGAACGCCTCCTGGTGACCTTCAACGTCGCCGACTTCCCCAACATCGTGCGACGCTGGGCCGAGGAAGGACGACCGCACGCCGGTTGCGCGATCGTCGTGGGGATCGACCACAGCGAGTTCGGCACCATCGTCCGGGTCATCCAACGGACGCTCGCCGACCGCCCCGATCCGAAGGAGTGGCGCGACTACACAGTCTTCGTCGCCCGCGGTGACTGA
- a CDS encoding tyrosine-type recombinase/integrase: MSKPVSRSEVSRSATWRADGFASSLTGVSNHTRDAYTHDVAEFVEWCARGELAPTDIDRRTLRRYLAYLDTRGFARPSIARKAAAIRSYLRYLRRHGVIDHDPGATLRAPKGVSRLPRVPRIDQANSLLDAAHELDLVEQDPGEHAVMLRDLAILEVLYGAGLRVSECCGLRFDDCDLRRGLLTVLGKGSKVRRVPIGEPAVDALRAWLEGGRGALVTSDTPDDVVFLNLRGRALTPRDTRRVLDRYPLPDGRTLHPHALRHAYATHLLEGGADLRAVQELLGHADLATTQIYTHVTRDRLRAVYEATHPRA, translated from the coding sequence GTGAGCAAGCCCGTGAGCCGATCTGAGGTGAGCCGGTCTGCGACGTGGCGGGCCGATGGCTTCGCGTCGTCGCTCACGGGTGTCAGCAACCACACGCGCGACGCGTACACACACGACGTCGCCGAGTTCGTCGAGTGGTGCGCGCGTGGTGAGCTCGCGCCCACGGACATCGACCGTCGCACGCTGCGCCGCTACCTCGCGTACCTCGATACCCGCGGGTTCGCGCGCCCGTCGATTGCCCGCAAGGCCGCAGCGATCCGTTCGTACCTGAGGTACCTGCGTCGACACGGAGTGATCGACCACGACCCCGGCGCGACGCTCCGCGCTCCGAAGGGCGTGTCGCGCCTGCCGCGCGTCCCGCGTATCGACCAGGCGAACTCGCTGCTCGACGCCGCACACGAACTGGATCTGGTCGAGCAAGATCCGGGCGAGCACGCCGTCATGCTGCGCGACCTCGCGATCCTCGAGGTGCTCTACGGCGCCGGCCTCCGCGTCTCGGAGTGCTGCGGCCTCCGCTTCGACGACTGCGATCTTCGCCGTGGGTTGCTCACGGTGCTCGGCAAGGGATCAAAGGTGCGACGGGTGCCGATCGGCGAGCCCGCCGTCGACGCGCTCCGTGCGTGGCTCGAGGGCGGACGGGGAGCACTTGTGACATCCGATACACCCGACGACGTCGTGTTCCTCAACCTGCGCGGTCGCGCGCTCACTCCTCGTGACACGCGGCGCGTGCTCGACCGCTACCCTCTCCCCGACGGTCGAACCCTCCACCCGCACGCGTTGCGTCACGCGTACGCTACGCACCTGCTCGAAGGAGGGGCTGATCTGCGAGCCGTGCAGGAGTTGCTCGGTCACGCCGATCTGGCGACCACGCAGATCTACACCCACGTGACCCGCGACCGCCTGCGGGCTGTCTACGAGGCAACCCACCCCCGTGCCTGA
- the ftsY gene encoding signal recognition particle-docking protein FtsY, with product MSPLLVVVLIFVLAGALVALGLGLSRRAQRRGEISPPPATPPPIEVEAAPEVEALLEVGEAGEPPRLRDRLGKTRAAFVRSIAAVRGRGAVDDDTWDELEETLLLADVGLPTTTRLLDALRERARREKIADADALVGALHAELVALLDATGDRNLTASAGEPNVWMFVGVNGVGKTTTIAKVAQRETAEGHRIVLAAADTFRAAAAEQLEQWAGRVGAELVRGQQGADPGSVVFDAMSAATSRGADLVLVDTAGRLHTKVNLMNELEKLRRIVERTPGALKEVLLVLDATTGQNGLAQAREFADAVDVTGVVLTKLDGTAKGGIVLAIEAELGIPVKLVGVGESAADLLAFEPEGFVDALLE from the coding sequence ATGTCACCGCTGCTCGTCGTCGTCCTCATCTTCGTGCTCGCGGGCGCGCTGGTCGCGCTCGGCCTCGGCTTGTCGCGCCGCGCGCAGCGTCGCGGCGAGATCTCTCCACCCCCGGCAACCCCGCCGCCGATCGAGGTCGAGGCTGCTCCCGAGGTGGAAGCGCTCCTCGAGGTCGGGGAAGCGGGGGAACCGCCGCGCCTGCGCGACCGTCTCGGAAAGACGCGGGCGGCGTTCGTCCGGTCGATCGCGGCGGTGCGCGGCCGAGGCGCCGTCGACGACGACACCTGGGACGAGCTCGAGGAGACGCTCCTCCTCGCCGACGTCGGACTCCCCACCACGACGCGCTTGCTCGACGCCCTGCGCGAGCGCGCACGTCGCGAGAAGATCGCCGACGCCGACGCGCTGGTCGGCGCGCTGCACGCCGAGCTCGTCGCGCTCCTCGACGCGACCGGCGACCGGAACCTCACCGCGAGCGCGGGAGAACCGAACGTGTGGATGTTCGTCGGCGTGAACGGCGTGGGGAAGACCACCACCATCGCCAAGGTCGCGCAGCGCGAGACCGCGGAAGGTCACCGCATCGTGCTCGCCGCTGCCGACACCTTCCGTGCCGCGGCGGCCGAGCAGCTCGAGCAGTGGGCCGGACGGGTCGGCGCCGAGCTGGTGCGGGGCCAGCAAGGTGCCGATCCGGGTTCGGTCGTGTTCGACGCGATGAGCGCAGCCACGAGCCGGGGCGCCGATCTCGTGCTCGTCGACACCGCCGGCCGGCTGCACACCAAGGTCAACCTCATGAACGAGCTCGAGAAGCTGCGCCGCATCGTGGAGCGCACGCCCGGGGCGCTCAAGGAAGTGCTCCTCGTCCTCGACGCGACCACGGGCCAGAACGGTCTCGCCCAGGCGCGCGAGTTCGCGGACGCGGTCGACGTGACCGGCGTGGTGCTCACGAAGCTCGACGGCACCGCGAAGGGTGGGATCGTCCTCGCGATCGAAGCCGAGCTCGGAATCCCGGTGAAGCTCGTCGGCGTCGGCGAGTCCGCAGCCGACCTCCTGGCGTTCGAGCCCGAGGGTTTCGTCGACGCGCTGCTCGAATAG